A window of the Thalassospira indica genome harbors these coding sequences:
- the speB gene encoding agmatinase, whose product MPNTADKPDTASAISFVPPSAMTLPRYAGVASFMRAPHLSIENPVLSEVDIAMVGVPWDGGTTNRPGARHGPRQLRDLSTMIRPKHPATGQNPFEDRNIADLGDAPVNPADIMDTLESVTGFIATLKSKGITPLSAGGDHLLSYPILKALASDGPVGMVHFDAHTDLFDSYFNGYKYTHGTPFRRAIEDGYLDPKRVVQIGIRGTMYDGEDVEWGLAQGVRIIRMEEVLDRGIDAVMLEARDIVGRDKTYVSFDIDAVDPAFAPGTGTPEIGGFNSREAQKMIRLLGGLNIVGADLVEVSPPFDPSGGTAWLGISLMYELLCVLAGSNATRNPNRKSG is encoded by the coding sequence ATGCCCAACACTGCTGACAAACCTGATACTGCGTCCGCTATTTCCTTTGTTCCACCCTCGGCGATGACCCTGCCGCGTTATGCCGGGGTGGCAAGCTTTATGCGCGCGCCGCATTTGTCGATTGAGAACCCGGTCTTAAGCGAGGTCGATATCGCCATGGTCGGCGTGCCATGGGATGGCGGCACCACCAACCGTCCGGGTGCGCGTCATGGCCCGCGTCAGTTGCGTGATCTGTCGACCATGATCCGGCCGAAACACCCCGCGACCGGCCAAAACCCGTTTGAAGACCGCAACATTGCCGATCTGGGCGACGCGCCGGTCAATCCGGCCGACATCATGGATACGCTTGAAAGTGTCACGGGCTTTATCGCCACGCTGAAATCAAAGGGCATCACGCCCTTGAGTGCCGGTGGCGATCATTTGCTGTCCTATCCAATCCTCAAGGCCCTGGCATCTGATGGGCCAGTTGGCATGGTGCATTTCGATGCCCATACCGATCTGTTTGACAGCTATTTCAACGGTTACAAATACACCCACGGCACGCCGTTCCGCCGCGCGATCGAGGACGGCTACCTTGATCCCAAGCGCGTGGTTCAGATCGGCATTCGCGGCACGATGTATGACGGCGAAGATGTTGAATGGGGCCTTGCCCAAGGGGTTCGCATCATCCGCATGGAAGAAGTCCTTGATCGCGGCATTGACGCGGTCATGCTTGAGGCCCGCGACATTGTCGGCCGCGACAAAACCTATGTCAGCTTTGACATTGATGCGGTGGACCCTGCATTCGCGCCGGGCACCGGCACACCGGAAATCGGCGGCTTTAACAGCCGTGAGGCGCAGAAAATGATCCGCCTTCTGGGCGGCCTTAATATTGTGGGGGCGGACCTTGTTGAAGTGTCCCCCCCTTTTGATCCTTCGGGAGGAACAGCCTGGCTTGGCATTTCGCTCATGTATGAATTGCTGTGCGTACTTGCCGGGTCAAACGCCACCAGAAACCCGAACCGAAAATCGGGCTAG
- a CDS encoding LysR family transcriptional regulator gives MSVALPPLSDVDFRQLRIFRTIVESNGFTAAQDELGISRSTISTQMSALETRLGVKLCRRGRSGFSLTEHGQKIYSEVIKLFAAADSFRAEVGAIRGNMVGELRIGVVDAMVENPNCKLDQAIALFHERAPGVHPTFVVVSPNQIENALLSRQMEIAVMPNQPMNAAVQMQQLFHEEQTMYCGKDHPLFESAHEKMPIEQLAEQKYARRGYSVALAFQSLFKHPPSATAYDMEGLAYLIRSGKFVSFLPTHFARQWVGRGEMRALRPDLLSFKIGMCVANFPQSVMSRMARVFRECLIEVHPTVTAIKTVPPTLDKK, from the coding sequence ATGTCAGTAGCTCTGCCGCCGCTTAGTGATGTGGATTTCCGCCAGTTGCGGATTTTTAGAACCATTGTCGAAAGCAACGGCTTTACTGCCGCTCAGGATGAGCTGGGCATTTCCAGATCGACCATCAGCACCCAGATGTCCGCCCTTGAAACCCGGCTGGGGGTCAAGCTGTGTCGGCGCGGGCGGTCTGGCTTTTCGCTGACCGAACATGGGCAAAAGATCTATAGCGAGGTGATCAAGCTTTTTGCCGCGGCCGACTCTTTCCGGGCCGAGGTCGGGGCCATTCGCGGCAATATGGTGGGGGAGCTTCGCATTGGCGTGGTCGATGCGATGGTCGAAAACCCCAATTGCAAGCTGGATCAGGCGATTGCGCTTTTTCATGAACGGGCACCGGGCGTGCATCCGACCTTTGTTGTCGTCTCCCCCAACCAGATTGAAAATGCGTTGCTCAGCCGACAGATGGAAATCGCCGTCATGCCCAACCAGCCGATGAATGCAGCCGTGCAGATGCAGCAGCTTTTTCACGAAGAACAGACGATGTATTGCGGCAAGGACCACCCGTTGTTTGAAAGTGCGCACGAAAAAATGCCGATCGAACAACTGGCTGAACAGAAATACGCAAGGCGTGGCTATTCGGTGGCGCTGGCGTTTCAGTCGCTTTTCAAACATCCGCCAAGTGCGACGGCCTATGACATGGAGGGGCTAGCCTATCTGATCCGAAGTGGGAAGTTTGTCAGCTTCCTGCCGACCCACTTTGCCCGGCAATGGGTGGGGCGCGGCGAAATGCGGGCGCTGCGTCCCGATCTGCTCAGCTTCAAGATCGGCATGTGTGTCGCCAATTTCCCGCAATCGGTGATGTCACGTATGGCGCGCGTGTTCCGCGAATGTTTGATCGAGGTGCACCCGACCGTGACCGCAATCAAAACCGTGCCGCCGACGCTGGATAAGAAGTGA
- a CDS encoding type II toxin-antitoxin system RelE/ParE family toxin yields the protein MPQVRFAPAAIRDLQRLRDFLRSKNPDAARRAGEAIRQGVKVLGAHPNLGRLVDDLPEAFREWLIEFGDSGYVVRYRIDADTVTILVIRHQREAGHS from the coding sequence ATGCCGCAAGTAAGATTTGCACCGGCAGCCATTCGGGATCTGCAACGGCTCCGTGACTTTCTGCGCTCAAAAAACCCTGATGCCGCGCGCCGTGCCGGAGAAGCCATCCGTCAAGGCGTGAAAGTGCTTGGCGCCCACCCGAACCTTGGCCGACTGGTCGATGACCTTCCTGAAGCGTTTCGGGAATGGCTTATCGAGTTCGGTGACAGCGGCTATGTCGTGCGATACCGGATAGACGCGGATACGGTGACCATTCTGGTCATCCGGCATCAGCGCGAAGCAGGACATTCTTGA
- a CDS encoding CopG family ribbon-helix-helix protein, which produces MVSATSIKLDDDMKGRVRNLAEARQRTSHWIMREAIAQYVEREEKREALKRETVQAWEEFQQTGRHATAEEVDRWLESWGTDDELPAPKCRK; this is translated from the coding sequence ATGGTATCTGCAACGTCCATCAAGCTCGATGACGACATGAAAGGCCGCGTTCGGAATCTTGCCGAAGCCCGGCAACGTACATCGCACTGGATCATGCGCGAAGCGATCGCGCAATATGTCGAACGCGAAGAGAAGCGCGAGGCGCTAAAGCGTGAAACGGTGCAGGCGTGGGAAGAGTTCCAGCAAACAGGCCGTCACGCAACGGCTGAAGAGGTCGACCGCTGGCTGGAAAGCTGGGGAACGGACGATGAATTACCCGCACCCAAATGCCGCAAGTAA
- a CDS encoding LysR family transcriptional regulator produces MLSSLNIRHMRVFVAVADQGNFTAAAGVLGLGVPAVTATIRQFEDVTGAALFDRTTRQVALTQTGERFLPIARRLLADFEEALGDLDALSKGVGGKITIAAAPSVLTRILPTVISEFVATHPDARIRLDERNAGEVHEAVASNAADFGIAGEWQALPDIAFRPLFSDRFGVLCRADHAFAQKSVLRWSDLTGQKLVGLGPESGTGALMAQPGVTSDLSSDTMPVLSPALRDAVAAGIPAAKTVLARAQKAMRAEDRVLRSLDPNDSNAAEEDSDIALGATGPILPRPIVETSNTITLAAMVAEGVGITVLPELAARVSDMAAPEKLVFVPLTTPERHRHIGVITRKSKSLSPIARLFLDQVIALAPKQDLPASLTWY; encoded by the coding sequence ATGCTGTCATCGCTTAATATCCGTCATATGCGCGTGTTTGTCGCAGTTGCCGATCAGGGGAATTTTACCGCTGCGGCCGGGGTTCTGGGGCTGGGCGTGCCTGCGGTTACCGCGACCATTCGCCAGTTTGAGGATGTGACGGGGGCGGCGCTTTTTGATCGTACGACGCGGCAGGTGGCGCTGACCCAGACGGGTGAGCGGTTCTTGCCGATTGCGCGTCGGTTGCTGGCCGATTTTGAAGAGGCGCTTGGCGATCTTGATGCGCTGTCAAAAGGTGTTGGTGGGAAGATTACGATTGCCGCCGCACCGTCCGTTTTGACCCGCATTTTACCCACCGTGATTTCCGAATTTGTTGCCACCCATCCCGATGCGCGCATTCGACTTGATGAACGAAATGCCGGTGAAGTGCATGAGGCGGTGGCGAGTAATGCCGCCGATTTCGGTATTGCCGGGGAATGGCAGGCGTTGCCAGATATTGCCTTTCGCCCGCTGTTTTCCGACCGGTTTGGCGTGCTGTGCCGGGCTGATCACGCATTTGCCCAAAAATCGGTTTTGCGCTGGTCGGATTTGACCGGGCAAAAGCTTGTCGGGTTGGGGCCGGAATCCGGGACCGGGGCGCTGATGGCGCAACCCGGTGTGACCAGCGATCTGTCATCGGACACCATGCCGGTTCTCAGTCCTGCTTTGCGTGACGCGGTGGCGGCGGGCATTCCGGCGGCGAAAACCGTTTTGGCCCGCGCGCAAAAGGCGATGCGGGCCGAGGACAGGGTGCTGCGGTCGCTTGATCCGAACGACAGTAACGCAGCAGAGGAAGACAGCGATATCGCCTTGGGCGCAACCGGCCCGATCCTGCCGCGCCCGATAGTTGAAACATCCAACACCATCACGCTGGCCGCCATGGTCGCGGAAGGGGTGGGGATTACGGTTTTGCCGGAATTGGCCGCACGCGTGTCGGATATGGCGGCCCCGGAAAAGCTGGTGTTTGTGCCGCTGACCACCCCGGAACGCCATCGCCATATCGGCGTGATCACGCGTAAAAGCAAAAGCCTGTCGCCAATTGCGCGGCTGTTCCTTGATCAGGTGATTGCGCTTGCGCCCAAACAGGACCTTCCGGCCAGTTTGACGTGGTATTGA
- a CDS encoding pentapeptide repeat-containing protein, with protein sequence MPRKNRLRYHPYYGFSERRKFGWSFRAINTANKIIKLLGSLWKYLDVPADKWFMFWREHASVRMLIEFTGAAIIVSGLAGLYLEIQNRKEDRATLNATLLAQIADLATSNHSSAGPGIASIMELLAENNVSMDKISVFGVQFPVSTDLSFSKLASANLSGTKINFSNFESANLFEANLSGAFLYSSNFNKANLKYADISNANLANSSLRMASLRNAILVRANLERADFTSASINDANLSHAKLSKADLRRATLVNVDFKEADLKEADFSGAILSDSDLVGANLNNATLAFSVLQRTNLNKASLYHADVSGADLENAKLMEANLEGANLETSSLVRADLTRAYLFRAKLRNADLSSASLVAVTMSAADLTSSTLANAELSFANLTNSNLTNAVFSEAELYAVDAESTNFTNSDMRRSNLAKANFIKANFTNVDLTGANLSGANLSGSQFSGSTGLTQEQLDTACVTDEFSDPPKLPEGLVWHGKICPNSSRG encoded by the coding sequence ATGCCACGAAAAAATAGATTACGTTATCACCCTTATTATGGCTTCTCTGAACGCAGAAAGTTTGGGTGGTCATTTAGAGCAATAAATACAGCAAATAAAATTATCAAACTTTTGGGTTCGTTATGGAAGTACTTAGATGTTCCAGCAGATAAGTGGTTCATGTTTTGGCGTGAACATGCCTCAGTGCGAATGCTGATTGAATTTACGGGCGCTGCTATAATTGTTTCAGGTCTAGCTGGTTTGTATCTGGAAATACAAAATCGAAAGGAGGATCGAGCGACACTAAACGCAACACTCCTAGCGCAGATAGCTGACTTGGCAACTTCTAATCACTCTAGCGCAGGCCCAGGAATTGCTTCAATTATGGAGTTGTTGGCAGAAAACAATGTTTCTATGGATAAAATTTCCGTATTTGGGGTGCAATTTCCGGTCTCAACCGATCTATCTTTTTCCAAGCTTGCTAGTGCCAATCTTAGTGGAACGAAAATTAATTTTAGTAACTTTGAGAGCGCAAACCTATTCGAGGCAAACTTGTCCGGTGCATTTCTTTACTCTTCAAATTTCAACAAAGCTAATTTGAAATACGCCGATATTTCGAACGCAAATCTAGCGAATTCTAGCTTGCGAATGGCATCTCTGAGAAATGCGATACTTGTTAGGGCTAACTTAGAAAGAGCTGATTTTACGAGTGCATCTATTAATGATGCTAATTTGAGCCATGCCAAATTGTCGAAAGCCGACCTTAGGCGGGCTACTCTTGTCAACGTCGACTTTAAAGAGGCGGACCTCAAAGAAGCCGATTTTTCAGGGGCGATTCTGAGTGATTCCGATCTTGTAGGAGCAAATCTCAATAACGCTACACTCGCCTTTTCTGTGTTGCAAAGGACCAACCTTAATAAGGCCAGCCTGTACCATGCTGATGTTTCTGGTGCAGATCTTGAAAACGCCAAGCTAATGGAAGCCAACCTAGAGGGCGCCAACCTCGAGACTTCAAGCTTGGTAAGAGCTGACCTTACAAGGGCATATCTTTTTCGAGCCAAGCTGAGAAATGCCGACCTATCATCTGCCTCGCTAGTGGCTGTCACTATGAGTGCTGCAGATCTAACAAGTTCCACGCTTGCAAATGCCGAATTGTCATTTGCAAATCTAACAAATTCGAACCTGACAAATGCGGTCTTTTCGGAAGCCGAGCTATATGCCGTAGATGCAGAAAGTACCAATTTCACAAATTCCGATATGAGACGGTCAAATTTGGCAAAAGCCAACTTCATAAAAGCCAACTTCACGAATGTTGATCTGACGGGAGCCAACCTTTCAGGCGCGAACCTCTCAGGCTCCCAGTTCTCTGGTTCGACTGGACTTACTCAAGAACAGTTAGATACAGCATGTGTAACAGATGAGTTTAGTGATCCTCCCAAACTTCCAGAGGGCCTGGTTTGGCACGGAAAAATATGTCCTAATAGTTCTCGGGGATGA
- a CDS encoding patatin-like phospholipase family protein: MSAHAKNSAKPRKKINLALQGGGSHGAFTWGVLDRLLEDEEIELEAISGTSAGAMNAAVVTSGFCKGKYDGAREDLEAFWSAVSEAARFSPLQRSPIDVLFGNWSLGNSPMYQWLDMSAKMFSPYDLNPVGDNPLAGLLDDVVDFDLLNKSPTKLFITATNVETGQARVFRNPDISLDVLLASACLPNIYKTVEIDGVPYWDGGYSGNPSLGPLVRECSANDTVLVQINPVKRPGIPKTSHEISSRLNEISFNSSLVKELRMMSVIRKDMPTHMCEASKWGTMRMHLIASDVMLELDHTSKMNAEWDFMTMLRDKGREAAGNFLDAHRGDIGERPTLDLEQFAPDYV, encoded by the coding sequence ATGAGCGCGCACGCGAAGAACTCGGCAAAGCCCCGCAAGAAGATCAATCTGGCCCTTCAGGGTGGGGGATCGCACGGGGCGTTTACCTGGGGCGTTCTTGATCGGTTGCTTGAGGATGAGGAAATCGAGCTTGAGGCGATTTCGGGCACGTCGGCCGGGGCGATGAACGCCGCCGTGGTGACATCGGGCTTTTGCAAGGGCAAATATGATGGCGCGCGCGAGGATCTTGAGGCGTTCTGGTCGGCAGTTTCAGAAGCCGCGCGGTTCAGTCCGCTGCAACGTTCCCCGATTGATGTTTTGTTTGGCAACTGGTCGCTTGGCAATTCGCCGATGTATCAGTGGCTGGATATGAGTGCGAAAATGTTCTCGCCCTATGATCTGAACCCGGTGGGGGATAATCCGCTGGCGGGGCTTTTGGATGATGTGGTTGATTTTGATCTGCTCAACAAAAGTCCGACCAAGCTTTTCATTACCGCGACCAATGTTGAAACCGGACAAGCCCGGGTGTTTCGCAATCCTGATATCAGTCTGGATGTGTTGCTCGCCTCGGCCTGTTTGCCCAATATCTATAAGACCGTCGAGATTGATGGCGTGCCTTATTGGGATGGGGGGTATTCCGGTAATCCGAGCCTTGGGCCGCTGGTGCGGGAATGTTCAGCCAATGACACGGTTCTTGTGCAGATCAATCCGGTCAAACGGCCGGGGATCCCGAAAACCTCGCACGAGATTTCAAGTCGCCTGAACGAGATTTCGTTTAACAGCAGCCTGGTCAAGGAGTTGCGCATGATGTCGGTGATCCGCAAGGACATGCCAACCCATATGTGCGAAGCCAGCAAATGGGGCACCATGCGCATGCATCTGATTGCCAGTGACGTGATGCTGGAACTTGATCATACCTCGAAAATGAATGCGGAATGGGACTTCATGACCATGCTGCGCGACAAGGGGCGCGAGGCCGCGGGTAACTTCCTTGATGCCCATCGCGGGGATATCGGCGAACGCCCGACGCTTGATCTTGAGCAGTTTGCGCCGGATTATGTCTGA
- a CDS encoding sugar O-acetyltransferase — MSHNPTPKTDLEKMQAGEWYSCLDPEISALRHRALEACHEHSVLYPVDRGNIGPKLRALFAKCADDVRIEARFHCAYGINIHLAEDVFLNVGCVILDTAPVKIGRHSMLGPNVQIYCADHHRDPELRKQHLEIARPVTIGDNVWIGGGAIILPGITVGDEAIIGAGSVVTRDVAAGTTVVGNPAKPVAR, encoded by the coding sequence ATGTCTCACAACCCGACGCCCAAAACCGATCTTGAAAAAATGCAGGCCGGTGAATGGTATTCCTGCCTTGATCCGGAAATCAGCGCCTTGCGCCATCGTGCGTTAGAGGCCTGTCATGAGCACAGCGTGCTGTATCCGGTTGATCGCGGCAATATCGGGCCGAAGTTGCGCGCGCTGTTTGCAAAGTGTGCTGATGACGTGCGGATCGAGGCGCGGTTTCATTGTGCCTATGGCATCAACATCCATCTGGCTGAGGACGTGTTTTTGAATGTCGGCTGCGTGATTTTGGATACAGCACCCGTGAAGATCGGGCGGCATTCGATGCTGGGCCCGAATGTGCAGATCTATTGCGCCGATCATCACCGCGATCCGGAATTGCGCAAGCAACATCTTGAGATCGCAAGGCCCGTGACAATTGGCGACAATGTCTGGATCGGCGGCGGGGCGATCATTCTGCCGGGGATCACGGTTGGGGATGAGGCGATCATTGGGGCTGGGTCGGTGGTGACGCGGGATGTTGCGGCGGGGACCACGGTTGTTGGGAACCCGGCCAAGCCTGTTGCACGGTGA
- a CDS encoding cytochrome b/b6 domain-containing protein, giving the protein MSVKVWDPFVRLFHWGLAASFVIAWISADEWDSLHHWAGYAAGGLIALRLVWGLIGTRYARFTQFIKSPSATLRYLRDILSGSERRYVGHNPAGAAMIIALILAMAGCALTGWMYTTNMFWGSEWVEETHEALANGLLFLVLLHIGGVILASVRHHENLVRSMITGRKRRPATDDVT; this is encoded by the coding sequence ATGTCTGTCAAAGTATGGGACCCGTTTGTCCGCCTGTTTCACTGGGGCTTGGCGGCAAGTTTCGTTATCGCCTGGATCTCGGCCGATGAATGGGACAGCCTGCATCACTGGGCGGGCTATGCCGCAGGTGGCCTGATTGCACTGCGTCTCGTCTGGGGCCTGATCGGCACCCGTTATGCCCGCTTTACCCAATTCATCAAAAGCCCGTCGGCAACCCTGCGATATCTGCGCGACATCCTGTCTGGCAGCGAACGCCGCTATGTCGGCCATAACCCGGCCGGTGCGGCGATGATCATTGCACTCATACTGGCCATGGCCGGCTGTGCACTGACGGGCTGGATGTACACCACCAATATGTTCTGGGGATCAGAATGGGTGGAAGAAACCCACGAGGCGCTGGCAAACGGCCTGCTGTTCCTGGTGCTGCTGCATATCGGCGGCGTGATCCTCGCCAGCGTGCGCCATCATGAAAATCTGGTGCGCTCCATGATCACCGGCCGCAAACGCCGCCCGGCGACAGACGACGTCACCTGA
- a CDS encoding PepSY domain-containing protein, which produces MKNTVLKKAALGLFATTLLATASLGLSANVAQASDDYCNVPKSEWQSMDALKEKLTAEGWEIRKIKEDEGCYEVYAVKADGKKVEAYFNPATFELVKEDD; this is translated from the coding sequence GTGAAAAACACTGTTTTGAAGAAAGCCGCCCTTGGCCTGTTTGCGACCACGCTTCTTGCCACCGCCTCCCTTGGCCTGAGTGCGAATGTCGCACAGGCAAGCGATGATTACTGCAACGTGCCGAAATCCGAATGGCAGAGCATGGATGCGCTCAAGGAAAAGCTGACGGCCGAGGGCTGGGAAATCCGCAAGATCAAGGAAGATGAAGGCTGCTACGAAGTTTATGCCGTCAAGGCCGATGGCAAGAAGGTCGAAGCCTATTTCAACCCGGCGACTTTTGAGCTCGTCAAGGAAGACGACTGA
- a CDS encoding response regulator, with amino-acid sequence MRILLVEDELMLADAVRDHLLAAGEAVDHSASVIDAEIMLRGTNYDVLLLDLNLPDGKGLDLLRDLRRKGSATPCIILTAQDQISDRIEGLNAGADDYLVKPFDLNELSARLAAVSRRYSGNPNPFVELEGGVEVDLAGRSVLRDGEHIDLTSREWALFDQMVKRPGQTLSKRQLEEALYEFGAEIESNTVEVYVSRLRRKLGKDVIKTVRGVGYRVEG; translated from the coding sequence GTGCGTATTCTTCTGGTCGAAGATGAATTGATGCTGGCAGACGCGGTGCGCGATCATTTACTCGCCGCGGGTGAGGCGGTTGATCACAGTGCAAGTGTGATCGATGCTGAGATCATGCTGCGCGGGACCAACTATGATGTTTTGCTGCTGGATCTGAACCTGCCCGATGGCAAGGGGCTTGATCTGCTGCGCGATTTGCGCCGCAAGGGATCGGCAACACCGTGTATTATCCTGACCGCACAAGATCAGATTTCGGATCGGATCGAGGGATTGAATGCCGGGGCCGATGATTATCTGGTCAAGCCGTTTGATCTGAACGAGCTCTCGGCGCGTTTGGCCGCCGTGTCGCGGCGCTATAGCGGCAATCCCAATCCGTTTGTCGAACTGGAGGGCGGGGTTGAGGTGGATCTTGCCGGGCGGTCTGTTTTGCGCGATGGCGAACATATCGATCTGACATCGCGTGAATGGGCGCTGTTTGATCAGATGGTCAAACGGCCGGGCCAGACACTTTCGAAACGCCAGCTTGAAGAAGCGCTTTATGAATTCGGGGCCGAGATCGAAAGCAACACGGTCGAGGTTTATGTCAGCCGTTTGCGCCGCAAGCTTGGCAAAGACGTCATCAAGACCGTGCGCGGTGTCGGCTATCGGGTAGAGGGATAA
- a CDS encoding ATP-binding protein — protein MGKNPNRSLQAILTRRLTLTVGVFWLAGSVLAAMTMYHEMQEAFDNSLVTTAYRYAPLIDEYLKDHKGGSPKEVLPSPAMGEILTDDHGDGDGDEELGEDYLMYHVRDGGGRLLLRSFNAEEEPFEAPLVEGFYNEEDFRIYSAVLMGGQRVIQVAEPLEHRREALMESVLAQFLPIALLIPVVIIQLIVVLRGGLKPIKRVRDEIEERGEGNLQPLEQDEAPEEISTIVTAVNRLMAKLEAALSVERSFTANSAHELRTPIAVALAQTQRLLAELPAGHAARKRAVQTEEALKRLSRLSEKLLQLARAESSGGFSPTGHNQDLGPTLNLVVEDIRRAGMEGAHIRFDADNLATLSANIDLDAFAICMRNLIENALKYGGDEEPVDIRVVEGHIVQVANGGAPVSPDELDQLTTRFKRSSNKADGSGLGLAIVEAIARNTKAELKLYSPRPDHADGFMAELRLHQS, from the coding sequence ATGGGTAAAAATCCCAACAGAAGTTTGCAAGCGATCCTGACCCGGCGATTGACGCTTACGGTCGGGGTGTTCTGGCTGGCGGGCTCGGTCCTTGCGGCGATGACGATGTATCATGAAATGCAGGAAGCGTTTGATAACAGCCTTGTCACCACGGCCTATCGCTATGCCCCGCTGATTGATGAGTACCTTAAGGATCATAAGGGTGGTAGCCCGAAAGAAGTCCTGCCTAGCCCGGCCATGGGGGAGATCCTGACCGATGATCACGGCGATGGTGACGGAGACGAGGAGCTTGGCGAAGATTACCTGATGTATCATGTGCGTGATGGCGGCGGGCGGCTTTTGCTGCGGTCGTTCAACGCCGAGGAAGAACCGTTTGAAGCCCCCCTGGTCGAGGGATTTTATAACGAGGAAGATTTCCGCATTTACAGTGCGGTCCTGATGGGCGGACAGCGGGTGATCCAGGTGGCAGAGCCGCTTGAGCACCGGCGCGAGGCGCTGATGGAAAGTGTTCTCGCCCAGTTCCTGCCGATTGCGCTTTTGATTCCGGTAGTGATCATTCAGTTGATTGTCGTGCTGCGCGGCGGGTTGAAACCGATCAAACGCGTGCGTGACGAAATTGAGGAACGCGGCGAAGGCAATCTGCAACCGCTTGAGCAGGACGAAGCCCCCGAAGAAATCAGCACCATCGTCACGGCGGTCAACCGGTTGATGGCAAAGCTTGAGGCGGCACTCAGTGTCGAGCGCAGTTTTACCGCCAACAGTGCGCATGAGTTGCGCACGCCGATTGCCGTGGCGTTGGCACAAACGCAAAGGCTTTTGGCGGAACTGCCCGCGGGGCACGCGGCCCGCAAACGTGCGGTCCAGACGGAAGAGGCGCTTAAACGCCTGTCGCGGTTGTCCGAAAAGCTTTTGCAGCTGGCGCGCGCGGAATCAAGCGGTGGCTTTAGCCCGACGGGGCATAATCAGGATCTTGGCCCGACGCTTAATCTGGTGGTCGAAGACATCCGACGGGCCGGGATGGAAGGGGCGCATATCCGCTTTGATGCCGACAATCTGGCGACATTATCGGCCAATATCGATCTGGATGCCTTTGCGATCTGCATGCGTAATCTGATTGAAAATGCCCTGAAATATGGTGGCGATGAAGAACCTGTTGATATCCGCGTGGTGGAGGGGCATATCGTGCAGGTCGCAAATGGTGGCGCGCCGGTCAGCCCGGATGAACTTGATCAACTGACCACCCGGTTCAAACGATCAAGCAACAAGGCCGATGGTTCGGGATTGGGTCTGGCGATTGTCGAGGCGATTGCGCGCAATACCAAGGCCGAGCTCAAGCTCTATTCCCCGCGCCCGGATCATGCGGACGGCTTCATGGCCGAACTTCGTTTGCATCAAAGCTAA